Part of the Pseudomonas sp. P8_241 genome is shown below.
ACCGGGCTTGTAGTTTTCCGATTGCTTGACGATGTCCACCGCTGCCGTGATTTCAGCGGCGCTCAGCGGGTTAAGCGGGCTGGGGCGGGTTTCGACGACAAAGGTCGTGTCCAGTCCGGACTGGAACACCTGATTGATGAAGTCCTTGGACATGAAGGCCGTCTTGTCCTTGAACACCACCGGCACCGTCAGCTCCATACGCTTACCGTTGAGCATGGCCACTTTGCTGTTCGGCTTGACCTTGAGGTAGACCCCGTCCTTGGCGATGGTGAACAGATTGGCATAGTCGTCCCACTTCACCGTGGCGCCAAACTCCTCAAGGCCTGCTTGCAGCGGCACCATTTCGGCGTGACCGCCGTGGGCCTGGGCATTGCTTGCCCAGAAAGGCAGGCCGATGGCGCTCAGGGAGATAGCCAGGGCGAGCCGGGCAAAGGGTGATCTTTTGGGCGACGCTTTGGAGCTGAACATGTGGGAGATCCTGGGAAAAGCCGGGTACGGGCATTCCTGCACTTTGTTACAACCGGTCAATGACTGCATTTGAATGCCTGCCAGATTTCTTTGCTTCTGTGCCGTCATCCAGCTTTGCTGACGGATGGCGCAATGGCAAGCAGACAAAGTGTGGGGCCAATGGGCCGCAAGTCATTGCTTTGCGTTAATAGGAAGCATTACTATTCGCGCCCCGTCCTCACAGCACACTGCAATGACCCTCAAGTTGCCCCGCAGACACGGCTTTTTCGAGCATTACGAAGAGTTGGTTGGCACCTGGACCCGTCGACTGAGAAATCGTCAGCAGGCCGAGGACCTGGCCCACGACACCTTCGTGCGTGTGCTCGAGTCGGATTCGGCGAAGGTGGAGCAACCACGGGCGTATCTGCACCAGACCGCGCGCAATATCGCGGTCGATGGTTATCGGCGCGAGGATCGACGGGGCGCCATGGAGTCCGAGGCGATTGATCTCAGTGAGTCGCCCAACGGCGACCCGGAGCATTTCATGCAGGCGATCCAGTTGGCCGACTCCATCGAACGGGCGCTCACCGAGCTGCCGGTCAATTGCCGCAAGGTGTTTGTCTGGCAGAAAATCGAAGGCCTGACCCAGGCTGAAATCGCCGAACGCCTGGGACTGTCAAAGAACATGGTGGAAAAGTATATGATCCGCACGCTGCGGCATCTGCGCGACCGCCTTGAAGGACTGCAATCATGATATGCGGTGGCTTGTTTAGGCACTGGCGAAGCCTGCGATCTTTTGGCGGCATTGAAATCGCTGAAGATCAAAAGATCGCAGCCTTCGGCAGCTCCTACGCCCTTACGCGGCGTGAATTCCCTTACCCAGCCAAACAGGAACTTCCATGATGGATACTCGTGATTGTGCGTGCGGGAAAACAACGGTTCGCGATGAGGCGGCGCAGTGGTTTGTGCGGTTGCAGGAGCCTGTCGTCGATGTCGATATGCGCCGCCGGTTCCAGGACTGGCTGGACGAACATCCCCAGCACCGAACCGAATTCGATCTGCTCCAGGGTTTGTGGAAAGCCGCCGACCTGGTGCCGGCCGCGCGGTTGCGGGCTTTGTGTGAACCGCCGCCGGAGCGTCGCCAGCGTCGTCCAGTGTTGCGTTACGCGGTGGCGGCGAGTGTTTTGGCTGTGGCCCTCGGGCTGGGGTTGTTCAGTGGATTGAATCGCCCAACCCCTTACACCGCCGAGTTTTCCACAGCCTTGGGCGAGCGGCGTCAAGTGGCATTGCCGGATGGCTCGGTGGTCGACCTCGACAGCCGCAGCCGGATTCAGGTGCGCTTTGAAGAGGATCGTCGCAGCGTCGAGTTGGCCGAAGGCGAAGCGATGTTCAGCGTTCAGCACGACACCAGCCGGCCCTTTGTGGTCGAGGCCGGGAGCGGCAAGGTCACGGTCACCGGTACGCGCTTCGATGTGCGCCGAGGCAACAGCGATACCCGGGTTGTCGTGGAGCAGGGCACCGTCAAGGTTCAGGGACGTGAAGCCGCCGACAGTGATTTCATCAATCTCACTGCAGGCCTTGGCACCCATGTCGACACCCAAGGCAAGGTCGCGGCCGCTTACGCGGTCAACCCGGCCGAACTCACGGCCTGGCGCAGCGGCAAACTGGTGTTCAACAACGCCAGCCTGGCCGACGTCGTGGAGCAGGTCTCGCGTTATCGCCAGAAGCCACTGAAGGTCGGCAACCCGGCGGTGGGCAATCTGCGCCTGACCAGCGTGTTCAAATCCGACAACACCGACGCGCTGCTCAAAGCCTTGCCGAACATCCTGCCGGTGGCCGTGCACACCCTCGATGACGGCAGCCAGGAAATAATCTCAAAATAAAATTCAGGTTTTTTTCGAGTTCATCGTCTTCCTGTTCAACTGCAACTGGTTTGCATTAACAAGCGCACACTCTTGCGATCCACAGGACTACGTTCGACGTGAAGAAATCCACCGCTAAAAACAACAAACCCACCTGGTTGCCCTTGGCCCTTGCGCTGGCGGTCAACTTCGCGCTGCCTCAGGCCCATGCTGGCGAAGCGATCCACATTGCGGCGCAACCGCTGGGGCAGGCCTTGAGCCAGTTGGGCCAGCAGACTTCGCTACAGGTGTTTTTCAGCCCTGATCTGGTGGCCGGCAAGCAGGCGCCGGCGGTGGACGGCAATATTTCTCCGGAAGAAGCGCTGCGTCAGCTGCTGCAAGGCAGCGGATTGCAATACCAGATCGATGAAGGCTCAGTGACTTTGATGCCGGTAACGACCTCGGCGGCCAACGGTCCACTGGAACTGGGCGTGACTGACATCAAAGTGGTTGGTGACTGGCTCGGCGATGCCGATGCCGCTGTGGTGCAAAACCATCCGGGCGCACGGACGGTGATTCGCCGCGAGGCCATGGTCGAGCAGGGCGCGATGAACGTCGGCGACGTGCTCAAGCGCGTTCCGGGCGTGCAGGTGCAGGACGCCAACGGCACCGGTGGCAGCGACATTTCCCTGAACGTGGGCGTGCGCGGCCTGACGTCGCGCCTGTCGCCACGCTCCACCGTGCTGATCGACGGCATCCCGGCGGCGTTTGCGCCTTACGGCCAGCCGCAACTGTCCATGGCGCCGATTTCCTCGGGTAACCTCGACAGCATCGACGTGGTACGTGGCGCCGGCTCCGTGCGCTACGGGCCACAGAACGTTGGCGGCGTGATCAACTTCGTGACCCGTGCGATTCCGCAGCAAGCTTCTGCGGAAATCGGCACCACAATGGAAACCTCCCAGCACGGAGGCTGGAAGCACATCGACACCGCGTTCATGGGCGGCACCGCCGACAACGGCATGGGGGTGGCGCTGTTGTACTCAGGCGTGAACGGCAACGGCTACCGTGAAAGCAACAACGGCAACGACATCGACGACGTGATCCTCAAGACCCACTGGGCGCCCACTGATTACGACGACTTCAGCCTCAATTTCCACTACTACGACGCCAAGGCCGACATGCCCGGCGGCCTGACGCAGGCGCAGTACGACGCCGACCCGTTCCAGTCCGTGCGCGACTACGACAATTTCAGCGGCCGCCGCAAGGATGTGTCGTTCAAGTGGACGCGGCAGATCGATGATCGCACCCAGGCCGAAGTGCTGACTTACTACACCGACAGCTTTCGCGGCAGCACCATCGCCGCCCGTGACCTGAAGACCCTCAGTTCTTACCCGCGCACCTATTACACCTTCGGTATCGAGCCTCGCGTGTCGCACATTTTTGACGTGGGCCCGACCACCCAGGAAGTCAGCGTCGGTTATCGCTATTTGAAAGAGGGCATGCACGAGGAGGCCAGCCGTGTGGCACTGGTCAACAACGAGCCCGTCGTGCGTCCGGGTTCGGACGGCCATGTCTATCAGGACCGCACAGGGGGCACCGAGGCCAATTCGATCTACATCGACAACAAGATCGACGTGGGCAACTGGACTGTTACGCCGGGTATTCGCTTCGAGCACATCAGCACCGACTGGCATGAGCGTCCGGTGCTCGACACCGCCGGAAAACCGGTGCAGGAGAAGAAGCGCAGCATCGAAAGCAACGAGCCACTGCCAGCCCTGAGCGTGATGTATCACATGTCCGAGGCCTGGAAACTTTTCGCCAATTACGAGACTTCGTTCGGCGCCCTGCAGTATTTCCAGTTGGGTCAGGGCGGTATCGGCGACAACACGGCTAACGGCCTGGAGCCGGAAAAGGCCAAGACCTATGAAATCGGTACGCGCTACAACGATGACGTGTGGGGCGGCGAAGTGACGCTGTTCTACATCGACTTTGACGACGAGCTGCAATACATCAGCAACGACGTGGGCTGGACCAACCTGGGCGCGACCAAGCACCAAGGCATTGAAGCGTCCGTGCATTACGACATGGCCGCGCTGAACCCGATGCTGGACGGCCTCACCGCCAATGCCGGTTTCACCTACACCCGCGCCACCTACGAAGGCGATATTCCGGGCTTCAAGGGCCGTGACCTGCCGTTTTACTCCCGGCAAGTGGCCACCGCAGGCCTGCGCTACGACATCAACCGCTGGACCTACAACCTTGATGCATTCGCTCAGTCCAAGCAGCGCTCGCCGGGCACCGGCGTGAACGCTGACGGCAGCTTCAATGGGAACTACATCACCGAAGGCACGGCTGACGGTCAATTCGGCGACATCCCGGGGTACGTGCTCTGGAACGCCCGGGCCGGCTATGACTTCGGCCCGCAGGTGTCGAACCTGAAACTCGGCGCGGGTGTGAAGAATATCTTCGACAAGCAGTACTTCACCCGCTCCAGCGACAACAACTCGGGCATGTACGTCGGCGCGCCGCGCACGTTCTTTGTGCAGGCCAGTGTCGGATTCTAAAAGCCTTCGCCCGCTCCCTCAGGTGTACACAGTTCCTTGTGGCGGGCTTGCCCGCGAAGACGGCTTAACAGCCGACGAAAATGTTGGCTGACCCACCGCTTTCGCTGGCAAGCCAGCTCCTACAGTCGCCCGGGGTGTGAGCAGGTTTGGATTGCGACACAGATCCCTTGTAGGAGCCGGCTTGCCGGCGAAGCTTTTCAGACTTTCAACACCTTCCCGCCAACCGCCACCGCCACCAACAACAACGCCATCAAGGCAAAGGCAAAACTCAAGCTGCTGCCATGGGCGATGAAGCCGATCAGCGCCGGCCCCGCCAGAATGCCTGCATAACCCAGCGTAGTAATGGCTGGCACGGCAATGCTCTCAGGCATGACGGTCTGTTTGCCCACGGCCGTGTACAGCACCGGCACAATGTTCGAGCAGCCGGCCCCCAGCAGTGCATAACCCACCAGAGCGGCTTCCCAGTTCGGCGTGAAGGTGGCCAACAGCAGTCCTGCCGCAGCAATCAACCCCCCGAACACCATCACCCGCGTCGCGCCCAGGCGTCGCACGATCTTGTCTCCGGTTAAACGCCCGGCGGTCATGGTCAGGGCAAACGCCGCGTAACCCAGCCCCGCATAAGCGGTGTCGATGCCGCGTTCCTGCGCCAGGAACACCGCACTCCAGTCCAGTGCCGCGCCTTCGGCAAGGAACACGATGAAGCACATCCCGCCGATAAACAGCACGATCCCGTGGGGAACGGCAAATGCCGGCCCCGAGCTTTCGCTGCCATAGGGCAGCATGTGCGGGACCGCTTTGGTCAGCGCGATCAGCAACACCACGATCACCACCAGCGTTGCGCCCAGCGGTGAAAGGCCGAGGCCGAGCAGGGCGCTGACGCCCGCAGCGCCGACGATCCCGCCCAGGCTGAACAAGCCATGGAAGCCCGACATCATGTTCTTGCCACTGGCGCGCTCGACGATCACCGCTTGCAGGTTGACCGTAGAATCCACCGTGCCGAGTCCCGCGCCGAACATGAACAGCGCCGCGATCAATGCCGGAATCGACGACACCGTCGCCAGCAGTGGCAGTGCGGCGCAGATCAGCAATGTTCCACCGGTCGCCACCCGCCGACAGCCGAAGCGCGTCGCGAGGATTCCGGCCAGCGGCATTGCCAGAATCGAACCCACGCCAAGGCACAACAGCAACAGCCCCAGGGTGCCTTCATCCAGTGCGGCCCGGGTCTTGGCATAAGGCACCAGCGGCGCCCACGCGGCGATACCGAACCCGGCGATAAAAAACGCGATGCGCGTGGACATCTGTTCCAGGCGCCCGGGAACGAATGTGGTCTGGGTGTTGAGGCTGGTCATATCAATCCTTGGCAAAAAACGTCGCGTTCCCAAGGGACAGGGATTGAACGGCGAGGTTCGATCTCTGTCCGGGCGGTTTCGCGGTGATACAGGGCGACATCGTTGCACAGCCGCCGTCTGTTTCGCGATATGTTGAGGCCATTCAATGACACGTAGGGGGCGTCATGGCGCAAAGATACGATGCACGGGGCAATATCTACATCGTGGTGGCGCCTGATGAATTGCGCCGCCAGGGAATCGATTTGCCCGACCACGCCAGCGATGCAGCGCAGTCGCGTGAAACCTGGGCGCTGGCCGCCATCGAGGCTTGCTGTGGCTGGGCTCCCGGCACGCAACCGGCCGGTGCCAAGGAACATCGCAGCGATGGTTTGCTGGTCGGACCGTTTCAAAACGCGTCACCCTTCGATCTGCTGATCGTCAACACCGATGGGACCTTCGCTGAACGCAGTGGCAACGGGCTGACGATTTTCTCCCAGGCCCTCAGCGATCAAGGGTTGTTGAACGAAGGCTGTGAACTCAGGGTTCATCACGACAAGGCCGATACGCCGTCACCGGGGCAAACCTCGGTGAAAGCCGCCCAGGTCGACGGCGTGAACGGTTTCTGGCTTGATCTGGGCCGACCGGGTTTCGGGCCGACGGCGGTCAGTGCCCATGGGGTTGAAACAGTGCTGTTGAACGGTCGCGAACTCAGCCACGTTGAACAGTTGTCGGCGCTCAACGGTGCCTGGTCGTGCAGTCAGTTCGCGCGGGTTGGCAATCCCCATTGCGTGACGCTGGTGGAAAGTGCCGATGATCTGCCGAGCAACGAGCAGATGCGCGAGCCGGCACTGGGTGA
Proteins encoded:
- a CDS encoding sigma-70 family RNA polymerase sigma factor, with amino-acid sequence MTLKLPRRHGFFEHYEELVGTWTRRLRNRQQAEDLAHDTFVRVLESDSAKVEQPRAYLHQTARNIAVDGYRREDRRGAMESEAIDLSESPNGDPEHFMQAIQLADSIERALTELPVNCRKVFVWQKIEGLTQAEIAERLGLSKNMVEKYMIRTLRHLRDRLEGLQS
- a CDS encoding FecR family protein; its protein translation is MMDTRDCACGKTTVRDEAAQWFVRLQEPVVDVDMRRRFQDWLDEHPQHRTEFDLLQGLWKAADLVPAARLRALCEPPPERRQRRPVLRYAVAASVLAVALGLGLFSGLNRPTPYTAEFSTALGERRQVALPDGSVVDLDSRSRIQVRFEEDRRSVELAEGEAMFSVQHDTSRPFVVEAGSGKVTVTGTRFDVRRGNSDTRVVVEQGTVKVQGREAADSDFINLTAGLGTHVDTQGKVAAAYAVNPAELTAWRSGKLVFNNASLADVVEQVSRYRQKPLKVGNPAVGNLRLTSVFKSDNTDALLKALPNILPVAVHTLDDGSQEIISK
- a CDS encoding TonB-dependent siderophore receptor, with product MKKSTAKNNKPTWLPLALALAVNFALPQAHAGEAIHIAAQPLGQALSQLGQQTSLQVFFSPDLVAGKQAPAVDGNISPEEALRQLLQGSGLQYQIDEGSVTLMPVTTSAANGPLELGVTDIKVVGDWLGDADAAVVQNHPGARTVIRREAMVEQGAMNVGDVLKRVPGVQVQDANGTGGSDISLNVGVRGLTSRLSPRSTVLIDGIPAAFAPYGQPQLSMAPISSGNLDSIDVVRGAGSVRYGPQNVGGVINFVTRAIPQQASAEIGTTMETSQHGGWKHIDTAFMGGTADNGMGVALLYSGVNGNGYRESNNGNDIDDVILKTHWAPTDYDDFSLNFHYYDAKADMPGGLTQAQYDADPFQSVRDYDNFSGRRKDVSFKWTRQIDDRTQAEVLTYYTDSFRGSTIAARDLKTLSSYPRTYYTFGIEPRVSHIFDVGPTTQEVSVGYRYLKEGMHEEASRVALVNNEPVVRPGSDGHVYQDRTGGTEANSIYIDNKIDVGNWTVTPGIRFEHISTDWHERPVLDTAGKPVQEKKRSIESNEPLPALSVMYHMSEAWKLFANYETSFGALQYFQLGQGGIGDNTANGLEPEKAKTYEIGTRYNDDVWGGEVTLFYIDFDDELQYISNDVGWTNLGATKHQGIEASVHYDMAALNPMLDGLTANAGFTYTRATYEGDIPGFKGRDLPFYSRQVATAGLRYDINRWTYNLDAFAQSKQRSPGTGVNADGSFNGNYITEGTADGQFGDIPGYVLWNARAGYDFGPQVSNLKLGAGVKNIFDKQYFTRSSDNNSGMYVGAPRTFFVQASVGF
- a CDS encoding MFS transporter; this translates as MTSLNTQTTFVPGRLEQMSTRIAFFIAGFGIAAWAPLVPYAKTRAALDEGTLGLLLLCLGVGSILAMPLAGILATRFGCRRVATGGTLLICAALPLLATVSSIPALIAALFMFGAGLGTVDSTVNLQAVIVERASGKNMMSGFHGLFSLGGIVGAAGVSALLGLGLSPLGATLVVIVVLLIALTKAVPHMLPYGSESSGPAFAVPHGIVLFIGGMCFIVFLAEGAALDWSAVFLAQERGIDTAYAGLGYAAFALTMTAGRLTGDKIVRRLGATRVMVFGGLIAAAGLLLATFTPNWEAALVGYALLGAGCSNIVPVLYTAVGKQTVMPESIAVPAITTLGYAGILAGPALIGFIAHGSSLSFAFALMALLLVAVAVGGKVLKV
- a CDS encoding DeoR family transcriptional regulator, which gives rise to MAQRYDARGNIYIVVAPDELRRQGIDLPDHASDAAQSRETWALAAIEACCGWAPGTQPAGAKEHRSDGLLVGPFQNASPFDLLIVNTDGTFAERSGNGLTIFSQALSDQGLLNEGCELRVHHDKADTPSPGQTSVKAAQVDGVNGFWLDLGRPGFGPTAVSAHGVETVLLNGRELSHVEQLSALNGAWSCSQFARVGNPHCVTLVESADDLPSNEQMREPALGEGLTRIAYAMPVGAGKPCPAGINLQWAMRLSEGHIAARVFERGEGPTASSGTSASAVACAAWRVGWVSAGEIKVTMPGGTAPILLEEERGELSRVSLFGTARMSD